One Stegostoma tigrinum isolate sSteTig4 chromosome 22, sSteTig4.hap1, whole genome shotgun sequence DNA segment encodes these proteins:
- the LOC125463461 gene encoding manganese-dependent ADP-ribose/CDP-alcohol diphosphatase isoform X1: MKTSCKVLMLERWWACGSEIFKRMQTETAGLNLCFTFGVIADIQYADAENGFNYSRTRERYYRNSLRLLRSAIKEWNGEVITPRFILQLGDIIDGCNSQLKSSDHALQVVVNEFAKSLSPVHHIWGNHEFYNFSREQLLNSALNSKHLRIGKLCDNEDNGIKSDLDSDDPESFYGYHFSPFPKFRFILTDTYDLSVLGRKKDSKKHHYSLQKLKSNNKNENLNSPIGLDGLNSRFLAFNGGFSQEQLEWLNKILTFSDNNQEKVAVIGHLPVHPASTSPMCIAWNYDEILSVLHAHTSVVCFIAGHDHDGGYYLDDHGIHHLTLEGVIETPPESHAFGTIHVYEDRMILKGRGRIPQRVLHFENHK; this comes from the exons atggtgggcatgtggaagtgaaatatttaaaaggatgcAGACTGAAACAGCAGGACTCAACCTATGCTTTACTTTTGGAGTCATAGCAGACATTCAGTATGCTGACGCAGAGAATGGCTTTAACTATTCAAGGACGAGAGAACGTTATTATAGGAACAGCCTCCGCTTGCTGCGCAGTGCTATTAAAGAATGGAATGGAGAAGTGATCACTCCCAGGTTTATTCTGCAGCTTGGCGACATCATTGATGGATGCAATTCACAGCTAAAGTCCTCAGATCATGCACTTCAAGTGGTTGTAAATGAATTTGCAAAGTCTCTGTCTCCTGTTCACCATATCTGGGGAAACCATGAATTTTATAATTTTAGCAGGGAGCAACTACTTAACTCAGCTCTCAATAGCAAACACTTGAGAATTGGTAAACTCTGTGACAACGAAGACAACGGCATTAAATCTGACTTGGACTCTGATGATCCTGAGTCATTTTACGGCTACCATTTTAGTCCATTTCCGAAATTCCGTTTCATATTAACTGACACGTATGATCTCAGTGTTCTGGGAAGGAAAAAGGATAGCAAGAAACATCACTATTCACTGCagaaactgaaatcaaacaacaaaaatgaaaatcTTAATAGCCCCATTG gactcgatggactgaattcACGCTTTCTGGCATTCAATGGAGGTTTCAGTCAAGAACAGCTGGAATGGCTAAACAAGATACTCACTTTCTCTGATAATAACCAGGAAAAGGTTGCAGTCATTG GTCATCTTCCTGTCCACCCAGCCTCAACAAGTCCAATGTGCATTGCCTGGAACTATGATGAAATCCTTTCAGTGTTGCACGCACACACTAGCGTAGTGTGTTTTATCGCAGGCCATGATCACGATGGTGGTTACTACTTGGATGATCACGGAATTCACCATCTTACCTTGGAAGGAGTGATTGAAACACCACCGGAAAGCCATGCATTTGGTACCATTCACGTGTACGAAGACAGAATGATCTTAAAGGGAAGGGGCAGGATTCCTCAGAGAGTTCTACACTTTGAGAATCATAAGTGA
- the LOC125463461 gene encoding manganese-dependent ADP-ribose/CDP-alcohol diphosphatase isoform X2, with protein sequence MQTETAGLNLCFTFGVIADIQYADAENGFNYSRTRERYYRNSLRLLRSAIKEWNGEVITPRFILQLGDIIDGCNSQLKSSDHALQVVVNEFAKSLSPVHHIWGNHEFYNFSREQLLNSALNSKHLRIGKLCDNEDNGIKSDLDSDDPESFYGYHFSPFPKFRFILTDTYDLSVLGRKKDSKKHHYSLQKLKSNNKNENLNSPIGLDGLNSRFLAFNGGFSQEQLEWLNKILTFSDNNQEKVAVIGHLPVHPASTSPMCIAWNYDEILSVLHAHTSVVCFIAGHDHDGGYYLDDHGIHHLTLEGVIETPPESHAFGTIHVYEDRMILKGRGRIPQRVLHFENHK encoded by the exons atgcAGACTGAAACAGCAGGACTCAACCTATGCTTTACTTTTGGAGTCATAGCAGACATTCAGTATGCTGACGCAGAGAATGGCTTTAACTATTCAAGGACGAGAGAACGTTATTATAGGAACAGCCTCCGCTTGCTGCGCAGTGCTATTAAAGAATGGAATGGAGAAGTGATCACTCCCAGGTTTATTCTGCAGCTTGGCGACATCATTGATGGATGCAATTCACAGCTAAAGTCCTCAGATCATGCACTTCAAGTGGTTGTAAATGAATTTGCAAAGTCTCTGTCTCCTGTTCACCATATCTGGGGAAACCATGAATTTTATAATTTTAGCAGGGAGCAACTACTTAACTCAGCTCTCAATAGCAAACACTTGAGAATTGGTAAACTCTGTGACAACGAAGACAACGGCATTAAATCTGACTTGGACTCTGATGATCCTGAGTCATTTTACGGCTACCATTTTAGTCCATTTCCGAAATTCCGTTTCATATTAACTGACACGTATGATCTCAGTGTTCTGGGAAGGAAAAAGGATAGCAAGAAACATCACTATTCACTGCagaaactgaaatcaaacaacaaaaatgaaaatcTTAATAGCCCCATTG gactcgatggactgaattcACGCTTTCTGGCATTCAATGGAGGTTTCAGTCAAGAACAGCTGGAATGGCTAAACAAGATACTCACTTTCTCTGATAATAACCAGGAAAAGGTTGCAGTCATTG GTCATCTTCCTGTCCACCCAGCCTCAACAAGTCCAATGTGCATTGCCTGGAACTATGATGAAATCCTTTCAGTGTTGCACGCACACACTAGCGTAGTGTGTTTTATCGCAGGCCATGATCACGATGGTGGTTACTACTTGGATGATCACGGAATTCACCATCTTACCTTGGAAGGAGTGATTGAAACACCACCGGAAAGCCATGCATTTGGTACCATTCACGTGTACGAAGACAGAATGATCTTAAAGGGAAGGGGCAGGATTCCTCAGAGAGTTCTACACTTTGAGAATCATAAGTGA